The nucleotide window gtaccccggtgttatacagtaacagacgaatccccaccggtactgtaccccggtgttacacactgacagacccgtccccaccagtgccataccccggtgttatacagtgacagacccatccccaccggtaccgtaccctagTATTATACAATGATTGACACCTTCCCACTGGTACCATAccctggtgttacacagtgacagacccatccccactgtcactgtacccctgtgttatacacTGATAGACCCATTCCCATTAGtactctaccccactgttatacactgacagacccgtccccaccggtactgtaccccagtgttatacagtgacagacccatcctcaccggtaccgtaccccggtgttatacactgacagacccgtccccaccggtactgtaccccagtgttatacagtgacagacccgtccccactggtaccataccccggtgttatacagtgacagacgaatccccaccagtactgtaccccggtgttatacagtaacagacctgtccccaccggtaccgtaccccagtgttacacactgacagacccgtccccaccagtaccataccccggtgttatacagtaacagacctgtccccaccggtaccgtaccccagtgttacacactgacagacccatccccaccagtaccgtaccccggtgttatacagtgacagacccgtccccaccagtacaataacccagtgttatacagtgacagacccatccccactgataccgtaccccggtgttatacagtgacagacccgtccccaccggtacaataacccagtgttatacagtgacagacccatccccaccggtaccgtaccccagtgttatacagtgacagacccatctccAATGGTATcataccctggtgttatacagtgacagacccatccccactggtactgtaccccgatGTTATAcggtgacagacccatccccactggtactgtaccccgaaGTTACAGAGTGTCAGACctatccccaccggtaccgtaccctggtgttatacggtgacagacccgtccccaccagtaccgtaccccagtgttacacagtgacagacccgtccccactggtaccgtaccccggtgtgacacactgacagacccatccccaccagtacaataacccagtgttatacagtgacaggcctgtccccaccggtaccgtaccccggtgttatgcagtgacagacccgtccccaccggtaccgtaccctggtgttacagagtgacagacccgtccccactggtactgtaccccgatGTTATACGGTGACAGACTCATCCctactggtactgtaccccgaaGTTACAGAGTGTCAGACctatccccaccggtaccgtaccccagtgttacacagtgacagacccgtccccaccggtaccgtaccccagtgttacacagtgacagacccgtccccaccggtaccgtatccCGGTgtgacacactgacagacccatccccaccagtaccgtaccccagtgttacacagtgacagacccatccccaccggtaccgtaccccggtgttatacactgacagacccatccccactgataccgtacccagtgttatacagtgacagacctttccccactggtactgtaccccagtgttatacagtgacagacccatccccaccagtacaataacccagtgttatacagtgacaggcctgtccccaccggtaccgtaccccagtgttatacagtgacagacccatcctcaccggtaccgtaccccagtgttatacagtgacagacctgtccccactggtaccataccccggtgttatacagtgacagacccatccccaccagtacaataacccagtgttatacagtgacaggcctgtccccaccggtaccgtaccccagtgttatacagtgacagacccatcctcaccggtaccgtaccccagtgttatacagtgacagacctgtccccactggtaccataccccggtgttatacagtgacagacccgtccccaccagtacaataacccagtgttatacagtgacaggcctgtccccaccggtaccgtaccccagtgttgtacagtgacagacccatctccAATGGTATCATACCCTGGTGTTACAGAGTGTCAGACCCATCCACACCGGTACCGTGCCCTGGTGTTACagagtgacagacccatccccaccggtaccgtaccccagtgttatacagtgacagacctgtccccaccggtactgtagcctggtgttatacagtgacagacccgtccccaatggtaccgtaccccggtgttatacagtgacagacccgtccccaccggtacctcTCACCCGGCTTTTCTCCGCTCACCTTCCCCCGTTTCCACCGCACCGCTCGCTGATCGTCCCGGGTCGCCAACTCCCTGCGATGCCGCCGTCTCGCCGTCCTGCAGCCGGTCGGGCGCATCGCCCCCGCCGCCGGCGACATCGGGGCCTCCCCCCAGCCCCGGTACGTCCTCGGCGCGGGTCGGTGTCACCGTGAACCGCACCGACGTGGCCATTCCGTGTCCGGCCGCCGGCCGTCAGCGGTCGATCGGTGACCCGCTACCGGCCGACTGGCGGCGGCGGTGGTCGGCAGGAACAGCGGTCAGGATCCGATAGGCGGCCGGAGACCGGCTGCTCCGCCCCAGAGGGGCGCCAACAGGCTGTGACCTACGGGACCGGTAACCGGACGGAGGCGGGAACAGCTCGGCGCGCTGCCTCTCGCCGCCGCTACTGTCAGACAGCCTGGGAACAATCTGCGCATGCGCCGTTCCCTCCCGCCCCGACGGACACCGCAGTGCGCAGGCGCTGCTCGCCAACTCTGCCAGCGAACGCCGTCCCTGACCGCCCCAGCCCCCCACCTAGCTTCCGTCTCTGCAACTTCCCCACCGACAGCTAGCGCCTCACTGCGCAGGCGCCGCTGCCTGTCCTGCCAGGAGTCTCCCTCACTGCGCAGGCGTCGCTGCCCGTCCTGCCAGGACACCCTCACTGCGCAGGCTCCGCTTCCAGTACTGCCAGGACCGTCCGAAGTGCGTAGGTGCGTCCCACCACCTCCGCCGCCAGTCCAGACGGTGCCCCGGTGACGTCGGGAGCGGAAGTGACGCAGTGTTCAGTGCGAGCTGATTCCCTCGTGGAGCCGCGACCatgttcctgcattactaccTGAACAGTGACGGCGAGCGAGTCTACACCCTGAAGGTCGGGACCGGGGCCCTGTGGGTGCGTTAGGCAGCAGGGAGCAGGGGATGGAGCGAGAAGGGTCCTGGTCGGGGATCCGAGCGAAGCGGTTAGTGGTCgggggtcagagggagagggttggtggtcgggggtcagagggagagggttagtggtcgggggtcagagggagaaggttagtggtcgggggtcagagggagagggttggtggtcgggggtcagagggagagggttagtggtcgggggtcAGAGGGAGAAGGTTAGTAGTCgggggtcagagggagagggttggtggtcgggggtcagagggagagggttagtggtcgggggtcAGAGGGAGAAGGTTAGTGGTCGGGGGTCAGAGGGAGAAGGTTAGTGGTCGGGGATCCGAGCGAAGCGGTTAGTGGTCGGGGGTCAGAGTGGGATGGTTAGTGGTCgggggtcagagggagagggttggtggttgggggtcagagggagaaggttagtggtcgggggtcagagggagagggttaGTGGTCGGGGATCCGAGCGAAGCGGTTAGTGGTCGGGGGTCAGAGTGGGATGGTTAGTGGTCGGGGGTCAGAGGGAGAAGGTTAGTGGTCGGGGGTCAGAGGGAGAAGGTTAGTGGTCGGGGATCCGAGCGAAGCGGTTAGTGGTCGGGGGTCAGAGTGGGATGGTTAGTGGTCGGGTTTCagagggagagggttggtggttgggggtcagagggagaaggttagtggtcgggggtcagagggagagggttaGTGGTCGGGGATCCGAGCGAAGCGGTTAGTGGTCGGGGGTCAGAGTGGGATGGTTAGTGGTCGGGGGTCAGAGGGAGAAGGTTAGTGGTCGGGGGTCAGAGGGAGAAGGTTAGTGGTCGGGGATCCGAGCGAAGCGGTTAGTGGTCGGGGGTCAGAGTGGGATGGTTAGTGGTCGGGTTTCagagggagagggttggtggTTGGGGGTCAGAGGGAGAAGGTTAGTGGTCGGGGGTCAGAGGGAGGTTAGTGGTCAGGGTCAGAGTTACGGTTAGGCTGTGGGTGTCAGAGTCTTGGGTCATCGGCAATGCGTAGAGGTCGGTGGTGATATGAGGGAGAGTGTTCAGGAGAGGGACGGGGGTGAAGGCAGAAATACGAAGAGTTGTTGAACAGCATGAGATGGGGGAGGGTGTTCATACTGAGGGAAGCTGTCCGCCGGTCAGAGAGGGAGCAGCAGGAGATGAGAGTGAAGGGTCCTCACTTCTCGAGGATTGTAGTGGGGAAATCTCACTAGGACAAGGCCCTTCTGAGACGGTCTATGACTCGAAAGGAGGGGTaggagctgtctttgagcctggtggtatgtgattTCAGTCTGTTTTATCTTCTGTCCATGGGAGACAGGAGGAGGCTGGCTGGTCttcatgatgtgctgaactgtgcccACTGGCAGTAAAGCAGAAAATTTCATTACAGCTTTACAATGAGGGAAAACCATAACGGAGCACGGAATAAAGTGTTAAATTTCCAGAGGAAGTACAGTACAGGCAGATAATAAAATCCAGAGGTCACAACGCGGtgcgtagattgtgaggtcaatggAACGTCTTGTATAGGTGACCATtcaacagcggggtagaagctgtctctGAGCCCAGAATGGGTGCAAGGATGAAGCTTTAGAAGGCACTggccagaccacacttgaagGTTTGTGAGTAATTTTGGACcttttatctaagaaatgatgtgctggcattggaaaggctcccgaggaggttcacaagaatggttccagggatgaaagggttaatgtacgaggagcatggctctgggtctgtactcgctggaaattAGAAGAGTGAGAGAGGAATGTCATTGATACCTATCATATATGTCCTGCTtgaagaatctcagcccgaaacatcgactacttttcccatagatgttgcctggcttgctgagttcctccagcgttttgtgtggctggaatattgaaagacctagatagagtgaatgtatttaaagcagaggttgctaggttcttgattagtcaggttatcaaaagttacaaggatggggttgagagggttaataaagtggccatgatggaatagggtaggcttgatgggccaaatggcctacttctgctcctgtgccatgcaggtggggtctttgattgtgctaGCTGCTTTACCAAGGTCGCGGGAAATGCAGACGGAGTGCTGGGCTGTGCCCACAACTGCCTGCAATCCCTTGGTTCGCAGGCAGAGCTGTGATCATCTGGTTACGATGCTCTGAGTGGTAAACACTAGTGCCAGTCGGCAGAGACACGCCAAGGAGATGGAGGTGTTGGTGCACTTTCGTAACCGTGGGGTCTCCGTGGTCagaccaggacaggctgttggtTTAGAAAACCCTGTCGTGGTCCACTAGGAATTTGTGGATGGGGGGGGGCAATGAGTGACTCTTTGCTTCCAGTGTTCtaatctctccctttctcctctccccctGTGCAGAAGGTGGACCCCCAGGGTCAAGTGACCACGACGGCCCACCCAGCACGGTTCTCGCCGGATGACAAATACTCCAGGCACAGGGTGACTTTGAAGAAACGCTTCAATATCCTGCTGACTCAACAGCCGTCCCCTGCCTTCTGACCGGCTGGCCAATGGCCAGCGGGCCCCAGCGCCCTCTGTCCTACGAGCTTTTGCTTCGCATGTGTGGCGTGCacgaggagagatgaggaggagaaaACCGTAATTGTTGTGTTACACACTGTCGCACAATAAAAGCTGCCTGGGTTAGCGTATAGATGTGCTGTGTGGTTTGTGATCCGATGTCTTTGCTGCTCCATTCCCatacggagacgggaattgtgcacgGAGCTCccgatgtgggtctgacccagggatacggagacgggaactgtgcaccatgctcccggtgtgggtctgacccagggatacggagtcagtaactgtgcacggtgctcccggtgtgggtctgacccggggatacggagacgggaattgtgcacggagctcccggtgtgggtctgacccggggatacggagacgggaactgtgcacggtgctcccggtgtg belongs to Mobula hypostoma chromosome 10, sMobHyp1.1, whole genome shotgun sequence and includes:
- the nop10 gene encoding H/ACA ribonucleoprotein complex subunit 3; the encoded protein is MFLHYYLNSDGERVYTLKKVDPQGQVTTTAHPARFSPDDKYSRHRVTLKKRFNILLTQQPSPAF